The Blastocatellia bacterium nucleotide sequence TGGTTCATTCGCGGGCTGCACCGGATTGCCGCCCATCTGATGGTCGCCGCGGTCTTCTTTCACATGGTTCGGGTGTTTCTCACCGGGGCCTACAAGAACGGAATCGGTGCCGAGCAAAATCGCCCGTTGAACTGGCTCATCGGGATCGCACTGCTTCTTTTGACGCTGCTTCTGTCGTTCACCGGCTATTTGCTGCCCTGGGATCAACTGGCCTACTGGGCAATTACCGTCGGCACCAACATCGCACGAGCTGCGCCGATTGTGGGTGAGGGGATCCGCTTTATGCTTCTTGGCGGCCATGAGATTGATCAAAACGCATTGTTGCGTTTTTACGTGTTGCACTGCTTTGTCCTGCCGGCGGCGGTGGTGCTCCTGTTCTCCTGGCACATGTGGCGGG carries:
- a CDS encoding cytochrome b N-terminal domain-containing protein, with amino-acid sequence MMARKQSLWHRLTWTWQPRSERESSDAVVRNLLLHWFPARVTEQSLSFRYSLWLGTISAVLFLILVVTGVILMFLYVPSVERAYSSVKDIEYAVSFGWFIRGLHRIAAHLMVAAVFFHMVRVFLTGAYKNGIGAEQNRPLNWLIGIALLLLTLLLSFTGYLLPWDQLAYWAITVGTNIARAAPIVGEGIRFMLLGGHEIDQNALLRFYVLHCFVLPAAVVLLFSWHMWR